From the Neobacillus sp. PS3-34 genome, the window TATTCTTCAATGTCACGATTTCCTTCGCTAAATCAACCTTCATGATTCTAACCTTCCCTGTTTCTGTTCCATGCGGTGGTGCGGGAGAGGCCTCCAGCTGTCCACGGACTTGCGGAGACGATATATTCATTTTTTGCTACTGTAAACAGTATATTGCCGCTCGCAGCAGTAGAATACAGTTTAGAGCCAACTTGGGTTAGACGTGCAACGACTTCCTTGTGAGGGTGACCATAGCTATTATCCTTGCCATAACTTAGAACCGTCGCCTTCGGTTTAACCTCCTGTAAAAATTCCAAGCTATTTCCCGTATTCGATCCATGGTGGGCTGCTTTAAAAATTTCTGCTTCCACATTGAATTTCGCCATCATTACCTTTTCTCGATCCGCTTCTGCATCTCCTGTTAAAAGAATGTCCATATTTCCATAAGTGAATTTTAATACAACTGATGCATCATTGCTTGTCGTTGCTCCCTCTCCACTATTTAAAACGGTAATTTTTACATTTGGATCAATATTTAGCGTCTGGCCAACCTTTGCCACGGTAAAAGGAATATTCTTCGCATCAATCAGTCTTAAATACTCCAGATATGTTTGGGTAGTATGACCTTGTCCGCTATCCAACGCCTGTTTGACTGGGAATGCATTTAGCACATCGACTAATCCACCAATGTGATCCGCATCTGGATGTGTCGCAACCATTAAGTCAACAGTCTTGACACCGATTTTTTTCAGATAAGCAACAACTCTGGTTCCAGCTGCCTTTTTGCCGCCGTCCACTAAAATATTTTTGCCATTCGTAAGTGTAATCAGGATACTGTCACCTTGGCCGACATCGATAAAATGGGCTTTAACAGGTACATCAGGAACACCGGAATTGATACACATGACTGCCTGCAGCTTTGTTTTGCTCGGGGTTTGATAGGTCACCCTTGAATCACGGTCTACGTAATAGCCGCCACCTACGCTTAACATACCGGGCTTGAAAGCGTAAATACGATAAAATTCCCCAGCCTTTAACGTGCGGGAGTATATTTTATTCACTCCCACCAGCTTGAACAATGGAGTGTTTTGTTTTACCGTTAACCGTCCGATTTGCCCTGGTTTTAATTCAATTCCATCCCACCAAATCTTTTTGACACCCTTATATTGATCACAGATGCTAACCGCACTTCCGTTTGGTATAAAAATTCCGAAGAGTATTACAAAAGATAATATAAAAGCAGATATCTTTTTCATAAACACATTTCCTTTCATAGAAGCTGGTTGATAATGCCAATCTAAAAATCACAGTTTATATTTACCAAGCGGAAGGCTTTTCATGCATAAAAAAAGTGACAGGCACCTCCCAGAAATCTGGGAGGCGCCTGTCACTTTTATTCTGTCCTAACTCTTTCTTTCGGTGAAGAAACGGTGATTCCTGTTGTTTCTTCAAAGTTAAACAAGCTTGTCGGCATATCTGTGAAGCGCTCTAATTCGTTATATGCAGGAATGCCGTGATACGACATGTCGAGGCCTTCTTCTTCCTCTCGTGCGCTTGCTCTGAAACCGACCGTACGTTCACACACTT encodes:
- a CDS encoding ComEC/Rec2 family competence protein; this translates as MKKISAFILSFVILFGIFIPNGSAVSICDQYKGVKKIWWDGIELKPGQIGRLTVKQNTPLFKLVGVNKIYSRTLKAGEFYRIYAFKPGMLSVGGGYYVDRDSRVTYQTPSKTKLQAVMCINSGVPDVPVKAHFIDVGQGDSILITLTNGKNILVDGGKKAAGTRVVAYLKKIGVKTVDLMVATHPDADHIGGLVDVLNAFPVKQALDSGQGHTTQTYLEYLRLIDAKNIPFTVAKVGQTLNIDPNVKITVLNSGEGATTSNDASVVLKFTYGNMDILLTGDAEADREKVMMAKFNVEAEIFKAAHHGSNTGNSLEFLQEVKPKATVLSYGKDNSYGHPHKEVVARLTQVGSKLYSTAASGNILFTVAKNEYIVSASPWTAGGLSRTTAWNRNREG